A region of Phocoena phocoena chromosome 17, mPhoPho1.1, whole genome shotgun sequence DNA encodes the following proteins:
- the MAPK15 gene encoding LOW QUALITY PROTEIN: mitogen-activated protein kinase 15 (The sequence of the model RefSeq protein was modified relative to this genomic sequence to represent the inferred CDS: inserted 3 bases in 2 codons; substituted 2 bases at 2 genomic stop codons), with translation MARPLPPNAQGVEGLSANDTLTVGTPLAETGEARRREERASRAVGTARAKARIGGDVLEAAAGSLAAAGICAAEMDRHVAQRYLLRLRLGKGMSSEAYGIVWKAVDQRTGEVVALKKIFDAFKDKTDAQRTFREIMPLRVSGHSPRSLPRSLGNIVRLPGVIWAENDRDIHLVFESVDTDLNAVICKGTLLKDSHKRYVFHQLLRATKFIHSGXVIHRDQKPSNVLLDASCSVKLCDFGLAHSLSGLPEGPEGHALTECVATRWYRAPEVFLSSSWYTPGVDMWSLGRILGEMLAGRPLSPARPXAHQLELILEGIPPPSEDDLPALGAGSGASVVQRLGSRSRKWGRTLGRLRGRLRTGRALDLREWPLVFAPNTRLSAAQALQHPYVQRFHCPARECTLEADVRLPVHEGAQLSAXRYRSRLYQMILERRGNGRVPRETGLGGVPTPPVPPLKPRAAAKLPSGSPARKPGRRPRSNPGHGPAHDVPGGAKDPPRQSSAPLHQPPPPGGLGRGKGPRWATAGLPSASCWXVVGRGAREDPSRRSFATAPVAVQALIRSDRNPGRGARAPPALPSLPPSFPLPRRPGRRMFSASASQEAQGAARAALGGCSQAYGTVCHSALGCLPLLPGPRA, from the exons ATGGCCCGGCCCCTGCCGCCAAATGCCCAAGGAGTGGAGGGGCTGTCTGCGAATGACACCCTAACCGTCGGCACCCCCTTAGCAGAGACCGGAGAAGCAAGGCGGAGGGAGGAAAGAGCGTCCCGGGCGGTGGGCACTGCACGTGCAAAGGCCCGGATTGGTGGAGACGTTCTGGAGGCTGCAGCAGGCTCCTTGGCCGccg CCGGCATATGCGCCGCCGAGATGGACCGTCACGTTGCCCAGCGATACCTGCTCAGGCTGCGGCTCGGAAAGGGGATGAGCTCGGAG gcctaCGGCATCGTGTGGAAGGCGGTGGATCAGAGGACCGGCGAGGTCGTGGCCCTCAAGAAAATCTTTGATGCCTTCAAGGACAAGACGGATGCCCAA AGGACGTTCCGGGAAATCATGCCGCTCCGAGTGAGTG GACACAGCCCCCGCTCTCTCCCCAGGAGCTTGGGGAACATCGTCCGCCTCCCGGGTGTGATCTGGGCAGAGAATGACAGGGACATTCACCTGGTGTTTGAGTCTGTGG ACACCGACCTGAATGCCGTCATCTGCAAGGGCACACTGCTAAAGGACAGCCACAAGCGCTACGTCTTCCACCAGCTCCTGCGGGCCACcaagttcattcattcaggatGAGTTATCCACCGGGACCAGAAG CCATCCAACGTTCTCCTGGACGCCAGCTGTTCGGTGAAGCTCTGCGACTTTGGCCTCGCCCACTCCCTCAGCGGCCTCCCTGAGGGGCCCGAGGGCCATGCCCTGACGGAGTGCGTGGCCACGCGATGGTACCGGGCTCCGGAGGTGTTCCTGTCCTCGAGCTG GTACACCCCCGGGGTGGACATGTGGAGTCTGGGCCGCATCCTGGGGGAGATGCTAGCGGGGCGGCCCCTGTCCCCGGCACGTCC CGCTCACCAGCTGGAGCTGATCCTGGAGGGCATCCCACCACCCTCCGAGGACG ACCTCCCGGCTCTCGGCGCTGGCTCGGGCGCCTCGGTTGTGCAGCGCCTGGGGTCCCG GAGCAGGAAGTGGGGGCGGACCCTGGGGCGGCTGAGAGGCCGGCTGCGCACAGGCCGGGCCCTGGACCTCCGCGAGTGGCCCCTGGTGTTTGCCCCCAACACGCGGCTCAGCGCGGCCCAGGCCCTGCAGCACCCCTATGTGCAG CGGTTCCACTGCCCGGCCCGGGAGTGCACCCTGGAGGCGGACGTGCGGCTCCCGGTGCACGAAGGAGCCCAGCTCTCGG ACCGATATCGCAGCCGCCTCTATCAG ATGATCCTGGAGCGCAGGGGTAACGGCCGCGTCCCGAGGGAGACGGGCCTGGGCGGCGTCCCCACGCCCCCGGTGCCCCCACTCAAACCCAGAGCCGCGGCCAAGCTGCCCTCGGGCTCGCCTGCGCGGAAGCCCGGACGCCGGCCTCGAAGTAACCCCGGTCACGGCCCCGCGCACG ATGTCCCCGGCGGAGCCAAGGACCCTCCCAGGCAGAGCTCGGCCCCCCTGCACCAGCCTCCGCCCCCAGGAGGTCTTGGGAGAGGGAAAGGGCCCCGCTGGGCGACGGCAGGGCTCCCCTCGGCATCCTGCTGGTAGGTCGTGGGAAGGGGGGCACGGGAGGACCCCTCCCGCAGATCCTTCGCGACGGCGCCA GTGGCCGTCCAGGCCTTGATCCGGAGTGACCGGAACCCGGGCCGTGGTG CCCGCgcccctcccgccctcccctcccttccaccttccttccccctccccc GCCGGCCCGGCCGGAGGATGTTCAGCGCCTCGGCCTCGCAGGAGGCCCAGGGGGCCGCGCGGGCCGCGCTCGGGGGCTGCTCCCAAGCCTACGGGACCGTCTGCCACTCGGCGCTGGGCTGCCTGCCCCTGCTCCCCGGACCCCGCGCCTGA